The DNA region AGTATCAGTATCAGTATCAGTATTGAAACTTACTAACCATCTTCATTCTATGTGGTGCAGCGCTGATTTTTGCGCTTCATGGATGGCTAACAGGTTGCAAGAGTTCAAGAATGGGAATGCTACGGCATTCCCTTTTTTTTGTTGTGCTAACATAGCAGGATAGTTCAAGAAAAATTCATACGATGAGGGGGTTTGGGATGTAACAATTGGTATGATTAGGAAAAAATGGTTGGGGGATACTTTATGTTTAGTATTATGGGTTACGGATCTTTGCTAATTACGATTGGAACACCTTTGGCAGTTGTATTTCTTCTAATATGGACTTATAAGATAAAAAGAAATAGTGACATTCAAGTTGAGCAAAACTCTAAGATTATCCAACTGTTAGAAAAAGGAAAAATCGGATAAAACTGATTTAAACTCCTATTGTGCTGAAGGGGCAATTCTTCAGTATGGAGGGGTCTCCTTTTCCTTCTTCAAGTAACGAAGCAGGTTTGTTGAAGAAGGATTAAGAGGAATTATGACGAAATAAAAGTACATAAAAATAATTAGATTAGGAAGGTCTACAAGCTATGGAGAGGAAAACAAAAAGTAGAGGTAAAAGGAAATTTAGAATCGTGCTTGTAATGTTAGCCTTATTGCTTTTAACAGTTATGGTGTCAACTGCTCCTTCTAGTGAAAAATTTGAAAAGTGGATTTTACAAAAGTATGATATTAAATGCGACAAATATAATCATTGGTGTGTAATAGACAACAAGGAAATTCAATCTAGGTCAGGAACGTATGAGGAAAGGTTATTTTTTAATATTTACGAAAAAGATTACGAATATGAAAATGGAGAAATATTAACCTTTAGGGCTGTTGGGATAGTTGGAAACTTCTATGAAATGGAAGATGGAAGGTTATGGAGGTTTTTAGCGTTCGGCGTTTTATAACAGATATTTATTTTTCTACCTTCATCATTTGTGAATAAATGCACTTAAACTAATGGGTAGCTTTAATTGAGAAAGGATCGTCAAATGACGATCCTTTTTTCAAGAGTAAACAAAATCGCCCAAATGTTTACTCCACGTACAATATTGTGAAGGAATGTACTTAAAGTAACGTCGCAGTTTAGTTGAACAAGGCTAGATAGGAAATTATGATAAGAATAGAAATAAGAAAGGGGGATTTCTAATGCATACAGACAATAAAACAGTATTAGAATTAGTGGGATTTGATAAATATGATATCCTAGGTTTAGTAGAACTTTCTGCATCAGTTGGCTGGGATTATGATGAACATGAAATTAGAACTGTTATGTCATCTGGTAAAATATACGGACATAAGAATGCTTTGGGAAGAATTGTTTCGAGTGCTGCAATAATACCTTATGATACTAATTTAGCTTCAATTGGAATGGTTATTGTTAATGAAGAATATAGAGGTTTAGGATTAGGAAAAAAGGCTACTCAGAAATGTATAGACAGTGTTTCTCAAAATACCTCAATAATGTTAATTTCAACTGAAGATGGGAAACCCTTATATGAAAACTTGGGTTTTATTACTGTCGACTATGTACATAAATATTTAAGTGATAACTATATTCCAACTAAATTGTTTAAAAATCGAGAAATTACCTTAGAGAAATACAGTGAGAATGATATTAATGAAATTATTGAATTAGATTCGGCTGCATTTGGTGATAAGAGAAGAAAATTACTTCTTAACAGGATAAATCAATCAAAACATTGTTTAGTTGTTAGAAATCTAAAGGGGAAGATTATTGGATTTGGATTATCCATATTAGGACCAGTAAATCTATTAATAGGACCTATTGTAGCACCAGATTCACAAACAGCAGCTTTAATAATCGATAGGTTAGTTCTTAATCATCAAGGAAAGTTAAGGATTGATGTGCCATCCAGTAATGGCGAGTTAATGTTATTCTTGGAGAAAAGTGGATTTGTAAAAGTTAGTAATCCTCCGATAATGATAAAGAACTCTAATAATATGCCATATAGGAATAAAGAGTTATTTGCTATTACTGCACAAATCTTTGGTTAGGGATAGCAATATCCTTATTCAACGGGGGCAATACTTCAATAATAGGGTCGCCTTTCCTTCTTTAAGTAACGATGCAGGTTAGTTAAAGAAGGAGTTTGGCTGTCTCCTATTTAATAATATCAAAGAAAAATCTAAAAACATATAGAAAATAGGGTTAGGAGTTGTCTGAATTGATTCAATATTACTTAGAAAACCTAGATTAAGCAGCGTTATACTTTATTGCAGTTATGTCAATTTTTATTGTAGGAAGATTAGGTAAAATAATAAATCTTTTAGAAGAAAACAAAAAAAACAAATAAATATATGTGAGGGATTTCACTT from Neobacillus sp. FSL H8-0543 includes:
- a CDS encoding GNAT family N-acetyltransferase — protein: MHTDNKTVLELVGFDKYDILGLVELSASVGWDYDEHEIRTVMSSGKIYGHKNALGRIVSSAAIIPYDTNLASIGMVIVNEEYRGLGLGKKATQKCIDSVSQNTSIMLISTEDGKPLYENLGFITVDYVHKYLSDNYIPTKLFKNREITLEKYSENDINEIIELDSAAFGDKRRKLLLNRINQSKHCLVVRNLKGKIIGFGLSILGPVNLLIGPIVAPDSQTAALIIDRLVLNHQGKLRIDVPSSNGELMLFLEKSGFVKVSNPPIMIKNSNNMPYRNKELFAITAQIFG